The genome window AGCACTTCATCAGCGAAGTCATCCATCATTTCGAAAGCGCGTTTGGAGGTTCGCGCATCGTAGCGAGATCCGTCCGACTGGGCATCGGGATTCGTGAACGAGTGCACCGCGCCGCTGAACTGCACCAGGGTCCAGTCGTCGACATCGTCCGCCATCATCGTTTCCACAAAAGTTTGGACGTCTGCCTGAGGCACATAAGGATCGTCTGCGCCATGTAAGACGAGCACTGGGATTTTGATTTGTTTGGTGTCGGATTCCAGTGTTGGTGATATGAGATCTCCATGGAAGGAGACGACGCCTTGAATGGATTCTGTGCCAGTGCGAGCGAGCTCCAGCACGGCGCCACCGCCGAAGCAAAAGCCAGCAGCGAGTGTTTTGTCAGCATGGATGGGGTGTGCATCAGCTAGACCATGAAAGACATCGACCGCCTTCTGCGCGCGGGAGCGCATGAGTGCACGATCGCCGCGAACCAATCCTGCTGCCTTACCAGCTTCTGCTCTGTTGCTTGGTCGGACGGTAACCCCATACATGTCAGCCACAAAGACAGCAAAATCGTCGTCTGCAATCATGCGTGCTTTGGTGGTGGCGTTCTCACTGGGGCCCATCCAGTTCGGAATCATGAGGATTCCTGGTAGTGTTTCGTCGTCATCAAGATCATCATCGTAGATCAAAGTGCCTTCAAATTGAACGCCATCGAGTTCGTAAGGAATAGTCTTTTGAACGATCGCTGCGGATGCGAGCGAAGTGATGAACGAGGTGAGTAGCAGAGAAGTCAGAGTTTTCATACGTCTCACGCTGAGCACTTTTGAATGAAACACAAAAAAAGCTGCCAGTTTAGATGAAATTCGTAGTGATACAGACATTTCTGTCTGTCTCTTCCGCGTTGAAGTCTGACAGTAGAAGCGCGCTTCCAGCCGCGTGTTTTGCAGCGTATCCGCGAAGCCGTTTCGGCGGATTTGTAGCGGATCGGCGAATGCCGTTTCGATCTGTGCGGTGTGTGCGTGCTGCGGTTCAGCTGCCGAAATGAGTGCCTCATTCCGCTACCCCAGATTTTGTAGCGGATCGGCGAATGCCGTTTCGGTCAGTGCGGTGTGCGCGTGCCGAGGTTCGGTAGCCGAAATGAGTTCCTCATTCCGCTACGCCCAGATTTGTAGCGGATCGGCGAATGCCGTTTCGATCAGTGCAGTGTGTGCGTGCCGCGGCTCAGCTGCCGAAATGAGTGCCTCATTCCGCTACCCCAGATTTGTAGCGGATCGGCGAATGCCGTTTCGATCTGTGCAGTATGCGCGTGCCGCGGTTCTGCTGCCGAAATGAGTTCCTCATTCCGCAACGCCCGGATTTGTAGCGGATCGGCGAATGCCGTTTCGATCTGTGCAGTGTGTGCGTGCCGCGGTTCTGCTGCCGAAATGAGTGCCTCATTCCGCGACCCCCAGATTTGTAGCGGATCGGCGAATGCCGTTTCGATCTGTGCTAATAACTCCGGTTGACAGGCACAAAAAAATCCAGCGGCCGTTGAGGCCGCTGGATTGTAAAGATCAATTAGGTCAGCGTTTAGTAAACGTTGGTCGTTTCTTGGCTGATGATCGGCTCGCTGAGGAAGTCCGCGCTGAAGTTCATCGACGCGCGTCCTGGGCCGATCTTGGCACCTTCAGCGGTGATGCTGAGAGTCGTGTCCTTGCCCGGCTCCAGTGTGGTGCGTGGGAAGGTGACGGTCTGGCCGTTGATCGTGCCTTGTGCATCGCCTGCGACAGCGACTGGCTTCACGGAATCATTGAATGTCACCGTGACTGTGCCGGTGACGGGCTCGAATTTACCTTGGTTGCTGACTTTGATCTCGTAGATCGTTTCTTCCTTCACGCGGACAGGATCCTTGGTATCGGTGATGGAGACGGTCACACCAGGAACTGCGAGCCAGTTGGTAGTCACTGCGTCGCTGGCTTCGAGGCCATTCTCGGTCAGCACTTTGACGGTGTTAGTCGATTTGCCCTTACGAGTGGCGGCGATCTCGGTGGTGATGAGTTGGCTGGCACCTGCTGGGAGATTTGGAATCATCCAGCCGATTGCGTCGCCGCTGACGCGACCGCGGCCGTTGTCAGATACTGAGCTGCCCTTTGGCAGGATGTCGGTGATGCGGACATTGGTGAGGTCGGTATCACCAGTGTTTTCGATCGTAATATTAAACACGACTGGTTTGAAGACGTAGGCTTCGGCGGGGCCAGTCTTACGAATACGGATGCCAGACTGCACGACCGTGATCGGTGTGCTGCTTTCGCCGGCGACGGCGGGGCCACCGTCATACGTCGCGG of Lentimonas sp. CC4 contains these proteins:
- a CDS encoding dienelactone hydrolase family protein, encoding MKTLTSLLLTSFITSLASAAIVQKTIPYELDGVQFEGTLIYDDDLDDDETLPGILMIPNWMGPSENATTKARMIADDDFAVFVADMYGVTVRPSNRAEAGKAAGLVRGDRALMRSRAQKAVDVFHGLADAHPIHADKTLAAGFCFGGGAVLELARTGTESIQGVVSFHGDLISPTLESDTKQIKIPVLVLHGADDPYVPQADVQTFVETMMADDVDDWTLVQFSGAVHSFTNPDAQSDGSRYDARTSKRAFEMMDDFADEVLK